A window of Puntigrus tetrazona isolate hp1 chromosome 11, ASM1883169v1, whole genome shotgun sequence contains these coding sequences:
- the cdab gene encoding cytidine deaminase b, which translates to MGDQKMRRELFKGLNDRFSGMKEVIRKSLEARKFAYCPYSKFRVGAALLTHDGTVFTGCNVENACFNLGICAERTAISKAVSEGYRDFKAIAIASDMCEHFISPCGGCRQFMREFGANWDVYLSKPDGSYVEMTVEELLPASFGPEDLQMKKANIRNEF; encoded by the exons ATGGGCGATCAAAAGATGAGACGTGAGCTTTTTAAGGGGTTGAATGATCGCTTCTCTGGAATGAAAGAAGTGATTCGGAAATCCCTTGAGGCCAGGAAGTTTGCCTACTGCCCCTACAGCAAGTTCCGAGTCGGAGCGGCGCTCCTGACCCACGACGGCACGGTTTTCACAG GCTGTAACGTAGAAAACGCGTGCTTCAACCTGGGAATCTGTGCTGAGAGAACCGCCATCTCAAAAGCTGTATCAGAGGGCTACCGGGATTTCAAAGCCATTGCTATTGCGAG CGATATGTGCGAGCACTTTATTTCCCCCTGTGGCGGCTGCAGGCAATTCATGAGAGAG TTCGGAGCAAACTGGGACGTTTATTTGTCGAAACCTGACGGCTCCTATGTGGAGATGACTGTTGAAGAACTTCTGCCTGCATCTTTTGGTCCAGAAGACTTACAAATGAAGAAAGCGAATATTAGGAACGAGTTCTGA
- the dnajc16l gene encoding dnaJ homolog subfamily C member 16, translated as MGGWSAFVTCCVWAILLLALFGDSLASSPEFDPYKVLRVSRHASQAEIKKVYKKLAREWHPDKNKSPGAEDMFIKVTKSYEILSNEERRANYDRFGQMDENQNFARAPQGFRHYHDSFYFDESFFHFPRTSRDFTDSKHLLQYNQYINEVLPDSFKRPYLIKITSEWCFTCIHIEPVWKDTVQELEPLGVGIGVVDIGYERQLANHLGAHRTPSILGLINGKVTFFHYAVVREHLRQFVESLLPQKLVEKVTDSSYLEFLNSWHEENKPRVLMFDVASNIPLLYKLTAFAYKDYVRFGYVDMGLTETSKVVQRFNINTYAPTMLLFKENTEKPADVIQARGMKKQIIDEFVSNNRFLLVPRLVNQKLFDELCPVKQFHRRRKYCVLLVTGEGEQFVSVNEAFFDFASSNTKEVLRFAYVYQRQQQPLCDTLLKKEDTTPPQVILLERRSATGRVLYRTVTGGWNGSDDDKHRLHEQLEILQRDPSYLTHDAMLPELNNEFASMFLIQWINTAYDYVAQFYFDLLYSNWREMMPVLSLIFSALFILFGTVIIQAFSDAGEDKPAKQKAADPPKTAESSPGQESTSSRPPKKNFVEVTELTDITYMSNLVRLKPGHINVVLILTDVSKQVLLRKFAKEVYSFSGSQTLHYSFLNVDKHSQWMDSLMESAPEARPSDCLENEEDSTSNKSDYTGHVLALNGHKKYFCIFRPVFTGEEAESSRWSDEDAGSSKASRSRSSSRQKATTLEIHHKLDRLGLWMERLMEGTLPRHYVPAWPGLDTITPQK; from the exons ATGGGAGGCTGGAGCGCGTTCGTGACCTGCTGTGTTTGGGCGATTCTTCTCCTGGCTCTGTTCGGAGATTCGCTGGCATCATCGCCCGAGTTCGATCCCTACAAGGTTCTCAGAGTGTCCAGACATGCCAGCCAGGCCGAAATCAAGAAAGTCTACAAGAAGCTCGCGAGAGAATG gcatccagacaaaaacaaaagtccaGGGGCAGAGGACATGTTTATCAAGGTCACTAAATCATATGAG ATTCTTTCTAATGAGGAGAGAAGGGCGAACTATGACCGGTTTGGACAAATGGACGAGAATCAAAACTTCGCCCGAGCACCGCAGGGCTTCAGACATTATCATGACAGCTTTTACTTCGATGAGTCGTTCTTTCACTTCCCTCGGACGAGTCGGGATTTCACAGACAGCAAGCACCTCCTTCAATACAACCAATATATCAACGAGGTGCTGCCGGACAGTTTCAAGAGACCCTACCTGATCAAGATCACGTCGGAGTGGTGCTTCACCTGTATCCATATCGAGCCTGTTTGGAAGGACACTGTGCAAGAGCTGGAGCCATTGG GAGTTGGTATTGGTGTGGTGGACATTGGATATGAGAGACAGCTGGCGAACCATCTCGGTGCCCACCGCACACCATCCATACTAGGTTTAATCAATGGCAAAGTCACTTTCTTCCACTACGCTGTGGTCAGGGAACACTTGAGACAATTTGTGGAAAGCCTTCTGCCTCAGAAGCTGGTTGAGAAG GTGACAGATAGCAGCTACCTCGAGTTTTTAAACAGTTGGCATGAGGAGAATAAACCAAGAGTGCTAATGTTTGATGTAGCATCTAATATCCCTCTTTTGTATAAG CTCACCGCGTTTGCCTATAAAGACTATGTACGGTTTGGCTATGTGGACATGGGCCTGACTGAGACCTCCAAAGTCGTGCAGAGGTTTAACATCAACACATACGCTCCCACCATGCTTCTGTTCAAAGAGAACACAGAAAAACCAGCTGATGTTATACAG GCAAGAGGAATGAAAAAGCAGATAATCGACGAGTTTGTGTCCAATAACCGTTTCCTGCTGGTGCCGCGGCTGGTGAATCAGAAACTCTTCGACGAGCTGTGTCCAGTTAAACAGTTCCACCGTCGCAGGAA GTACTGTGTTCTTCTCGTTACTGGTGAAGGGGAGCAGTTTGTGTCCGTGAATGAGGCCTTCTTTGACTTTGCGTCTTCCAACACTAAAGAAGTTCTCAGGTTCGCTTATGTTTATCAAAGGCAGCAGCAGCCTCTCTGTGACACCCTGCTCAAAAAAGAAGACACAACCCCTCCACAG GTGATTCTCCTGGAGAGACGCAGTGCTACAGGAAGGGTGTTGTATCGGACAGTGACAGGTGGATGGAATGGGAGTGACGATGATAAGCACCGCCTCCACGAGCAGCTTGAGATTCTGCAAAGAGACCCCTCCTACCTTACCCATGATGCCATGCTGCCCGAACTCAACAATGAGTTTGCCTCC atgTTTCTGATTCAGTGGATAAATACTGCATATGATTACGTCGCTCAATTTTACTTTGATCTTCTATACTCTAACTG GCGTGAGATGATGCCTGTACTGTCTCTGATCTTCTCCGCTCTTTTCATCCTGTTTGGGACTGTAATCATTCAGGCCTTCAG TGACGCTGGGGAAGATAAACCAGCCAAACAAAAGGCCGCTGATCCACCAAAGACAGCAGAAAGCTCTCCAGGACAAGAAAGTACTTCAAG TCGTCCACCGAAGAAGAATTTTGTGGAGGTGACGGAGCTGACGGACATCACCTACATGAGTAACCTAGTCAGGTTAAAGCCTGGTCACATCAACGTCGTGCTGATCCTAACTGATGTTTCTAAGCAAGTACTGCTCAGAAAGTTTGCCAAAGAAGTGTATTCGTTCTCAGG ATCTCAGACTCTTCACTACTCCTTTTTAAATGTGGACAAGCACAGCCAATGGATGGATTCCCTCATGGAGTCGGCTCCTGAAGCCAGACCGTCAGACTGCTTGGAAAACGAGGAGGACTCCACCTCCAACAAATCAGACTACACTGGCCACGTCCTGGCCCTCAACGGCCACAAGAAATACTTCTGCATATTCAGACCCGTCTTCACAGGGGAAGAAGCCGAAAGTAGTAGGTGGTCCGACGAGGATGCTGGTTCAAGCAAAGCCTCGAGGTCCCGATCAAGTTCCCGACAGAAGGCCACCACTCTGGAGATCCACCACAAACTGGACCGACTGGGATTGTGGATGGAGAGGCTTATGGAGGGAACTCTACCACGGCACTATGTTCCGGCCTGGCCCGGTCTGGACACCATAACGCCACAGAAATAA
- the itih3a.1 gene encoding inter-alpha-trypsin inhibitor heavy chain H3a: protein MSTGWIFCVFVCICFSSGSFESLVISKGHEQWVGDTSMTRLLKKRSVSSPEIEVQSIKVDCKVTSRFAHTVMTTKALNKANVSQEVSFEVELPKTSFITNFSMEIDGKTFTGVVKEKEKAKQQYQKAVSSGQTAGLVKASGRKMEKFSVNVNVAADSSVIFVLTYEELLKRQFGKYELMIRVKPKQLVQHFEIVADIFEPQGIAFVDAYGTFITNELLPLVEKTVTDKKAHVSFSPTMDQQRKCTECDGTLIDGDFFIKYDVNRAQDIGDIQIVNGYFVHFFAPANFPRVPKMVVFVIDNSYSMVGNKMSQTKEALGTILGDLPEDDYFAIIVFSTTFVVWRPYLSKATPENVKEAQEYVKTIEVIGGTELHDAVIHGVNMLYEEQRNGTAPKNMVQMIILLTDGEPNTYPRTLPEIQESIRHAIDGNITLFSLAFGKDANYGFLDTLSKQNNGLVRRIYEDSDAPLQLKGFYEEVSSPLLSDVHFRYPDNAVNSLTKSHFKQLFNGSEIMVAGQLNDLNEIDNFAIEVSAQGFQNNVELKGQANTQKWETIFPGEEYIFGDFTERLWAYMTIQELLDTKDKGTPEEKGNATEKALHLSLKYNFVTPLTSMVVTKPEDETKNDTFIADKLTEEERGNVQKYGYTGIAYSYPKYTAPTYYVDGDPHFIIELPDQNDALCFNIDDKPGTIFNLVRDSLTGIVVNGQTIGDKKVIPGSTMHTYFGRFGIVHEKFGIRLMVSTKEIVVSEKGKRAKFFWTDTATVKGPNMDLHVIKDRSLTVTLRNSVKFLIILHKVWQKHPYHQDYLGFYTLDSHLFSSNVHGMLGQFYHGLQFEVSETFPGRDPNKPDAMMLVKGQELIVTRGWQKDFRQDVKNGENVPCWFIHNNGTGLLDGVHTDYIVSGLFKTI from the exons ATGTCTACAGGGTGGATATTCTGCGTCTTTGTGTGCATATGTTTTTCTTCAGGGTCTTTTGAGTCCTTGGTCATCTCAAAGGGACACGAGCAATGG GTCGGTGACACCAGCATGACCAGACTCTTAAAG AAGAGAAGCGTGAGCAGTCCTGAG ATAGAGGTGCAGAGCATAAAGGTGGACTGCAAGGTGACGTCACGTTTTGCCCACACTGTCATGACCACTAAAGCTCTCAACAAGGCCAACGTCTCACAAGAAGTGTCTTTTGAGGTGGAGTTACCTAAGACGTCCTTCATCACCAACTTCAGCAT GGAGATTGATGGCAAGACATTCACAGGTGTGGTGAAGGAAAAAGAGAAGGCCAAGCAGCAGTATCAGAAGGCTGTGTCATCTGGACAGACTGCTGGTTTAGTCAA GGCTTCCGGTCGAAAAATGGAGAAGTTTTCTGTTAACGTGAATGTCGCAGCAGACAGCAGTGTCATATTTGTTCTCACCTATGAGGAACTTCTGAAGCGACAATTTGGCAAATATGAGCTCATGATCAGAGTCAAACCCAAACAGCTGGTCCAGCACTTTGAG ATCGTAGCAGACATTTTTGAACCGCAGGGAATTGCGTTTGTGGACGCCTACGGTACTTTTATCACCAATGAACTGCTCCCTCTAGTGGAGAAAACTGTCACTGACAAGAAG GCCCATGTGTCCTTCTCTCCAACAATGGATCAACAGAGGAAATGCACTGAGTGTGATGGGACACTCATCGATGGAGATTTCTTCATTAAGTATGATGTCAACCGTGCTCAGGACATTGGTGATATCCAG ATTGTAAATGGAtactttgtgcattttttcgCACCCGCTAACTTTCCAAGAGTGCCAAAAATGGTTGTTTTTGTGATAGACAACAGCTACTCTATGGTgggaaataaaatgtcacag ACTAAAGAGGCTCTGGGGACCATCCTGGGTGATCTCCCAGAGGACGACTACTTTGCCATCATTGTATTTTCAACCACCTTTGTTGTGTGGCGGCCATATTTAAGCAAAGCAACACCAGAAAATGTGAAAGAAGCCCAGGAATATGTCAAAACAATTGAAGTTATTGGTG GTACTGAATTGCATGATGCTGTCATTCATGGTGTGAATATGTTGTATGAAGAGCAGCGTAACGGTACAGCGCCAAAGAACATGGTGCAGATGATCATTTTGCTGACCGATGGAGAACCAaacacat atcCGAGAACTCTTCCTGAGATCCAAGAGAGCATTCGTCACGCCATTGATGGGAATATCACTCTGTTCAGTTTGGCTTTTGGTAAAGACGCAAACTATGGATTTTTGGATACTTTGAGCAAGCAGAATAATGGATTGGTTCGCAGGATTTATGAGGACTCGGATGCCCCACTTCAGCTAAAG GGATTTTATGAAGAAGTCTCAAGTCCTTTGCTCTCAGACGTGCATTTTCGCTATCCGGACAACGCAGTTAACTCACTGacaaaaagccattttaaacaGCTCTTCAACGGCTCTGAGATCATGGTCGCTGGTCAACTTAATGACTTAAATGAAATAGACAACTTCGCAATTGAAGTGTCCGCACAAGGG TTCCAAAATAACGTTGAGCTGAAAGGTCAAGCGAATACTCAGAAGTGGGAAACCATATTTCCTGGTGAAGAGTATATATTTGGGGACTTTACTGAGCGTCTCTGGGCATATATGACCATCCAGGAGCTACTAGATACAAA AGACAAGGGTACACCAGAGGAGAAAGGAAATGCCACTGAAAAAGCTCTGCACCTTTCGTTAAAGTACAACTTTGTTACGCCACTTACCTCCATGGTTGTCACCAAACCTGAAGATGAGACTAAAAACGACACATTTATTGCTGACAAGCTGACTGAAG AGGAACGAGgaaatgtccaaaaatatg GTTACACAGGCATAGCGTACAGCTACCCCAAGTACACTGCACCCACATATTATG TTGATGGAGATCCACATTTCATCATTGAGCTGCCAGACCAGAACGATGCTCTTTGCTTCAACATTGATGACAAACCTGGTACCATCTTTAACCTGGTTAGAGATTCACTTACAG GTATTGTGGTCAATGGCCAAACCATTGGAGATAAGAAAGTCATCCCAGGAAGCACAATGCACACCTATTTTGGGCGGTTTGGGATTGTTCATGAGAAGTTTGGTATCAGATTGATGGTGAGCACAAAGGAGATCGTAGTGTCTGAAAAGGGAAAACGAGCAAAATTCTTCTGGACTGACACGGCAACAGTTAAAGGGCCCAA CATGGATCTGCACGTGATCAAAGATCGCAGTTTAACAGTGACCCTAAGGAACTCAGTCAAGTTTCTTATCATCCTGCACAAAGTCTGGCAGAAACACCCATACCATCAAGACTACCTCGGGTTCTACACATTGGACAGTCACCTCTTTTCAAGCAATGTCCATGGAAtgcttg GTCAGTTCTACCATGGACTGCAGTTTGAAGTGAGTGAAACGTTTCCAGGAAGGGATCCAAACAAACCAGATGCCATGATGTTGGTGAAGGGACAAGAACTTATAGTTACCAG GGGTTGGCAGAAAGATTTCAGACAGGACGTGAAGAACGGAGAAAATGTGCCCTGTTGGTTCATTCACAATAACGGCACCGGGCTCCTCGATGGAGTTCACACAGACTACATCGTCTCCGGTCTCTTCAAGACAATCTAA
- the itih3a.2 gene encoding LOW QUALITY PROTEIN: inter-alpha-trypsin inhibitor heavy chain H3 (The sequence of the model RefSeq protein was modified relative to this genomic sequence to represent the inferred CDS: inserted 1 base in 1 codon) has translation MSAVKVILWMCVCINVILTAKAQDTMTIRDQNNNSEKKIEVQSMRVDCKVASRFAHTVMTTKALSTANASQEVFFEVDLPKTAFITNFSIEIEGRIYVSEVKEKEQARQQYESAVSFGQTAGLVKASGRNMEKFSVSVNIAPQSRVTFTLTYEELLQRRLGSYEIMIGVRPKQLVQNFEIVVDIYEPKGIAFVDVNGTFITNELLPLVKKTVTDKKAHVYFSPTLDQQKTCSDCEETLIDGDFLIKYDVSHPQDIGEIQIVNGYFVHFFAPDNLPQMPKNVVFVIDRSGSMEGEKMKQTREALMTILSELHEDDYFGLVTFDDTIESWRPFLSKATPENVTEAKKFVKTIEARHMTDINKGLLYAVDMLTSEKSDFLPEMSMIILLTDGLPSSGQQDITKIQENVHNAINGSMSLFCLGFGYDVDYSLLDTLAKQNDGLARRVYEASDAVLQLQGFYDEVAIPLLLEVNLNYPGNTVTDLTQSHFRQFFRGSEIVVAGRLQELEIEEFQTEVFANGLGDQFVVGGLAIAEEWDSVFPNQEYIFGDFIERLWAYLTIQQLLDKREKCSPEDKENITAQALDLSLRYNFVTPLTSMVVTKPETEDKDETLIADKLTEDQREDTAKPVISSLRGPPKMSQKVYQAQNVVSSSFVDGDPHFIIELPDQNDALCFNIDHKPGTIFNLVRDSLTGIVVNGQIIGDKKVMPGSKMHTYFGRFGIVHEKFGIRLMVSTKEIVVSENGKQAQFSWTNNKTLEGLNMDLQVIEDCSLTVTIRNSVKFLIILHKIWKMHPYHQDYLGFYTLDSHLFSSNVHGLLGQFYHGVSFEVSDXVPGKDPDKQDANMFVKGNKLTVTRGWKRDFRQDVKNGENVPCWFIHNNGTGLLDGVHTDYIVSGLLKTI, from the exons ATGTCTGCAGTGAAAGTCAttctgtggatgtgtgtgtgtattaatgtgaTTCTTACTGCTAAAGCTCAAGACACTATGACCATCAGAGATCAAAAcaataattcagaaaaaaag atAGAAGTACAAAGTATGAGAGTGGACTGCAAAGTCGCATCTCGTTTTGCTCACACCGTCATGACCACCAAAGCCTTGAGCACAGCCAATGCATCACAGGAGGTGTTCTTTGAGGTGGACTTACCCAAAACAGCCTTCATCACCAACTTTAGCAT agagaTTGAGGGCAGGATATATGTCAGCGAGGTGAAGGAAAAAGAGCAGGCCAGGCAGCAGTATGAGAGCGCTGTGTCATTCGGCCAAACTGCTGGCCTGGTTAA GGCTTCGGGAAGGAACATGGAGAAGTTTTCTGTGTCCGTGAACATTGCACCCCAGAGCCGCGTCACGTTCACGCTTACTTACGAAGAGCTGCTGCAACGACGTCTTGGTAGCTATGAGATCATGATAGGTGTCCGACCAAAACAGCTGGTTCAAAATTTCGAG ATTGTGGTAGATATCTATGAACCTAAAGGAATTGCGTTTGTGGACGTCAACGGGACATTCATCACCAATGAACTGCTCCCTCTAGTGAAGAAAACTGTCACAGATAAAAAg GCACACGTGTACTTCTCTCCTACACTGGATCAGCAAAAGACATGCTCGGACTGTGAAGAAACATTAATTGATggagattttttaattaaatatgatgtGAGCCACCCACAGGATATAGGAGAAATTCAG ataGTAAATGGctactttgtacacttctttgCCCCAGATAATTTGCCACAAATGCCTAAAAATGTGGTATTTGTGATAGACCGAAGTGGCTCAATGGAGGGAGAGAAGATGAAACAG ACTCGAGAAGCTCTGATGACAATATTAAGTGAACTGCATGAAGATGATTACTTTGGGCTGGTCACGTTTGATGACACTATAGAGTCGTGGAGACCATTCCTTAGCAAAGCTACACCAGAAAATGTGACAGAAGCGAAAAAATTTGTCAAGACTATTGAAGCGAGACACA TGACTGATATAAACAAGGGCCTTTTATATGCGGTGGACATGCTTACCTCGgaaaaaagtgactttttgcCAGAAATGTCCATGATCATTCTACTCACTGATGGACTACCCAGTTCTG gCCAGCAAGATATAACCAAAATCCAAGAAAATGTCCACAATGCTATTAATGGAAGCATGAGCCTCTTTTGTTTGGGCTTTGGCTATGATGTGGACTACAGCCTTCTTGACACATTGGCCAAGCAGAATGATGGACTCGCTCGAAGAGTATATGAGGCCTCTGATGCTGTACTTCAACTACAG GGTTTTTATGACGAGGTGGCTATTCCACTTCTTTTAGAGGTGAATCTCAATTATCCTGGCAACACTGTAACCGACTTAACACAAAGTCACTTTAGACAGTTCTTCAGAGGCTCTGAGATTGTTGTAGCTGGACGTCTGCAAGAACTTGAAATCGAAGAATTTCAGACTGAAGTATTTGCAAATGGG TTGGGAGACCAGTTTGTGGTTGGGGGTCTTGCGATTGCTGAGGAGTGGGACAGTGTGTTTCCTAATCAGGAGTATATCTTTGGGGATTTCATAGAACGACTCTGGGCATATCTGACCATCCAGCAGCTCTTGGATAAAAG AGAGAAATGCTCCCCAGAAGACAAGGAAAACATCACAGCTCAGGCTCTAGACCTTTCTCTGAGATATAACTTTGTTACACCTCTTACTTCCATGGTGGTTACCAAACCAGAGACTGAAGATAAAGATGAAACACTCATTGCTGACAAGCTAACTGAAG ATCAGCGAGAGGACACAGCAAAACCTG TTATAAGTTCCCTTCGTGGTCCACCTAAGATGTCACAAAAAGTTTACCAAGCCCAAAATGTTGTATCCTCCTCTTTTG TTGATGGAGATCCACATTTCATCATTGAGCTGCCAGATCAGAACGATGCTCTGTGCTTCAACATTGATCACAAACCTGGTACCATCTTCAACCTGGTTAGAGACTCACTTACAG GCATTGTGGTCAATGGCCAAATCATTGGAGATAAGAAGGTCATGCCAGGGAGCAAAATGCACACCTATTTTGGGCGTTTTGGGATTGTTCATGAGAAGTTTGGCATCAGATTGATGGTGAGCACAAAGGAGATCGTAGTGTCTGAAAATGGAAAGCAGGCACAATTCTCCTGGACTAACAACAAGACTTTAGAAGGACTGAA CATGGATCTGCAGGTGATCGAAGATTGCAGTTTAACAGTGACCATAAGGAACTCAGTCAAGTTTCTTATTATCCTGCACAAAATATGGAAGATGCACCCATATCATCAAGACTACCTCGGGTTCTACACATTGGACAGCCACCTCTTTTCAAGCAATGTCCACGGTCTTCTTG GTCAGTTCTACCATGGCGTAAGCTTCGAGGTCAGTG TTGTTCCCGGAAAAGATCCCGATAAACAAGATGCCAACATGTTTGTGAAAGGAAACAAGCTCACAGTTACCAG GGGCTGGAAGAGAGATTTCAGACAGGACGTGAAGAACGGAGAAAATGTGCCCTGTTGGTTCATTCACAATAACGGCACCGGGCTCCTCGATGGAGTTCACACAGACTACATCGTCTCCGGTCTCCTCAAAACAATATAG